One Cyanobacterium sp. T60_A2020_053 genomic window, ATTACGATGAAATGTGTTGTCAATCGTCGAGCAAAATTTAGCGCCAGTCACCGTTATTGGCTAAGGGAATTATCAGAAAGCGAAAATCAAGCTCGTTTTGGTTTAAATAGTCGTTTTCCGGGGCATGGACATAATTATGTCTTATTCGTCTCTTTAATGGGAGAATTAGACGAATATGGTATGGTACAAAATCTTTCTAATGTCAAAAAGGTCATTAAAAATGAGGTGACAAGTCAGTTAGACTATAGTTATCTTAATGATACTTGGGCGGAATTTCAGGAAACCTTACCGACTACGGAAAATATTGCCAGAGTTATTTGGCAACGTTTAGCACCTCATTTACCGCTTATTGATATTCAATTATACGAACATCCCCAACTTTGGGTTAACTATCAAGGAAAAGCTATGGAAGCAACTTTATCTATTCAAACTCATTTCAGCGCCGCCCACCGTTTAGCTTCTAATCAGTTAAGCTATGAAGAAAACCTCGAAATATACGGCAAGTGCGCCCGCCCCAATGGTCACGGTCACAATTATCATTTAGAAGTATCGGTAACTGGCAATATTGACCCTCGCACGGGTATGATTGTTGATTTAGGGGCGCTACAACAGGTAATTGATGATTATGTGGTTGAACCTTTTGATCATACTTTCTTAAATAAAGATATTAGTTATTTTGCTAATACTGTACCTACGGCAGAAAATATCGCTTTTTATATTGCTTCTTTATTACAAAAACCTGTGGCAAGTTTAGGGGTTGAGTTAACTAAAATTAAACTCATTGAAAGTCCTAATAATTCTTGTGAAATTTTTTGCTCTCAACAGGATTTGAATTTAGTTAATTCAGTGGAAAAAGTGGCTGTTTTAGCTTAATTTATTACTTTCTTCTGTGGGTGAGGGGTGGAGGGCTCACTCCCCCCCATGAGTCATTCCTCTGTCTCAACACCCATTAATAAATTATTTATTTCGTTGTTTAATACTTTTTTGTAATAAATATTTAGCTATTATATATTATTGTAGTATTTAGGTTTATTTTTGATACAAATTTTTAATTTCATTATTCTCTATTTGTCCACCTTAGAATGAATTGGTAATCCGTTATAGAAGATTATGCCTTCGCACTTTACCCACCGTGTAATGAATTACACGGAATCAACGGGATCACGTTCAATAAATTGAACTAAGATATTGATATTAGTAATTCATAAGTGATCAAGCGAACTTGATATTAAGGGTAATTAACAGTTTTTCGTTCAATAAATTAAACTGAGTTTTAACTAATTTATTCACCAAACTCTACTTATTTCCAGAAATAAAAAATAATATTTAAAATTAATCTATTTCGTTAAAATGACAAGTAATAATACTTTATTATTTTCTCTAAAAATTATTGAAAATAGTCAAAAATTAACAGAGTTAACATCTATTAATTGTTTCAAAAAAATAAAATTTACTAAACTAAATTGG contains:
- a CDS encoding 6-carboxytetrahydropterin synthase translates to MKCVVNRRAKFSASHRYWLRELSESENQARFGLNSRFPGHGHNYVLFVSLMGELDEYGMVQNLSNVKKVIKNEVTSQLDYSYLNDTWAEFQETLPTTENIARVIWQRLAPHLPLIDIQLYEHPQLWVNYQGKAMEATLSIQTHFSAAHRLASNQLSYEENLEIYGKCARPNGHGHNYHLEVSVTGNIDPRTGMIVDLGALQQVIDDYVVEPFDHTFLNKDISYFANTVPTAENIAFYIASLLQKPVASLGVELTKIKLIESPNNSCEIFCSQQDLNLVNSVEKVAVLA